The genomic interval ACGTAGCGCTGCTCGTAGGCGAAATCCTCGTCGCCCGGTTGGCTCTGGGTACCGGCGGCGCGGGTGCCGGGGATGTCGAAGGTGAAGACGGGTATCTGGTAGAAGCGCTCCCAGATCTCGGCCCACTTGATGTAGGTGTTGCAGCCGTTGCTGGCGATGGCGATGGTGGGCTTGGGGATGGTGCCCATGGGGTGGTCGCCACCGCGCAGTTGCAGCGCCACGTCGGCCTTGACGTAGCCGCAGACGTCGGGCGAGTAGCCATAATCCTCGGCCTCGTTGAGGTAATCGCCGGACACCCCGCGGATGGCGGTCTGCAGCGCGTTGACCTCGGGAAAGACGATGGGCAGGTCGAAGCTCATGAGGATTTCGTTCATGGAGCCGATGACGAAGACGTAAGCGGCCTGGCCCTGGGCCTGGGCGGCTTGGCCCAAGTCGGCGAACCAGCGGCGAAAAAGCCGGGCGCCATCGCGAAAGCCGCGGCCGACGACGTCGGCGGACGGCGTTGCCGGCTGGCTCACTGGGCCCCCTCCTTCAACAGTCCGGCCTGCATGGTGCGGCGCAGCGCCCGCACCAGCTCGCGGCCCTGCAGCTCATCCTGGCGCCGGTGCCATTCGAGAAAAATCCCGTCGTGGCCGGCCATAACCACGGCGGCCTGTTCGCGGGCGCCGCAGTCGTCGCGAAACGTGCCCTGGGCCCGGCCCCGGGCGATGATGGCCTCGACCTGGTCGTAGAGGCGGCGGTAGATGGTGGCGATGCGCTCGCCCAGTTCGCCCTGGCCGGCGAATTCAAGCGACATCAGGATCAGCAGCAGCACCTCGCGCCAGTGCTCGACGCCGAGCCGGGCCTGGCTGTGGATGAAGGCCACAAGCTGGTCGCGGGCGTCATCGCCGGCGGCCGCCAGGTTTTGCTCGAGGCCATCGACCACGGCCACCTCG from Alphaproteobacteria bacterium carries:
- a CDS encoding TetR/AcrR family transcriptional regulator, producing the protein LELFVAQGYRQTPVEQIGRAVGLTKGAVFFYFGSKAGLLRHLLDGVEVAVVDGLEQNLAAAGDDARDQLVAFIHSQARLGVEHWREVLLLILMSLEFAGQGELGERIATIYRRLYDQVEAIIARGRAQGTFRDDCGAREQAAVVMAGHDGIFLEWHRRQDELQGRELVRALRRTMQAGLLKEGAQ